The Paenibacillus sp. MBLB1832 genome has a window encoding:
- a CDS encoding polysaccharide deacetylase family protein translates to MTNRLWSLSIVCLLVSSCGVPLAKPLQDQSSTRHSNPDTTYSSTQVSRGLVESQLDKETTRLNADLSMSPTSFPLSSTTPATTFAPRSPSPNERSTSNVKSKSSPKKATSQPESSKRPSLPVQKNQGQARILQKKLTLSQLVVKYPDTFKLRGSSQEKKVALTFDDGPDTRFTPKVLDALKANGVKATFFVLGSMAYTHPDIIKRIVNEGHVIGNHSYSHENLPKLSADKFQNQIVSTESILQGMIGYAPKLIRPPYGAINEEQVRWIADHHYLIVNWNVDSLDWKSLKAEQVLHNIMQQTKPGSIILQHSGGADSQDLSGTVQAISPLISKLKAAGYTFVTVPELLHVTKGK, encoded by the coding sequence ATGACCAATCGGCTTTGGTCCTTAAGCATCGTTTGTCTGCTTGTAAGCAGCTGCGGTGTACCTTTAGCAAAGCCTTTGCAAGATCAAAGCTCAACCCGCCATTCCAATCCAGATACCACCTATTCATCCACCCAAGTTAGCCGCGGCCTTGTGGAATCCCAGCTAGATAAAGAAACTACGCGGTTGAACGCTGACCTTTCTATGTCACCTACTAGTTTTCCATTGTCATCCACGACCCCAGCAACTACTTTCGCCCCACGTTCACCTAGTCCAAACGAAAGATCAACATCGAACGTGAAATCTAAGAGTAGTCCGAAAAAAGCAACTTCACAGCCCGAATCTTCTAAGCGACCTTCGTTGCCTGTGCAAAAAAATCAAGGCCAAGCGAGGATTCTTCAAAAGAAGCTTACGCTTTCACAACTGGTCGTGAAGTATCCAGACACCTTTAAGCTTCGGGGCTCAAGTCAGGAGAAGAAAGTAGCATTAACCTTTGACGATGGACCTGATACAAGGTTTACCCCCAAGGTGCTTGATGCACTAAAAGCTAATGGGGTGAAAGCCACTTTTTTTGTGTTGGGCTCTATGGCCTATACGCATCCAGATATCATCAAACGAATTGTTAATGAAGGTCACGTGATTGGTAATCACTCCTATAGTCACGAGAATCTGCCGAAGCTTTCTGCGGATAAATTTCAGAATCAAATCGTCAGTACGGAAAGTATTTTACAAGGCATGATCGGCTATGCTCCTAAATTAATCCGCCCGCCATACGGGGCTATCAATGAAGAGCAAGTAAGGTGGATTGCTGATCATCACTATTTAATTGTGAACTGGAATGTGGATTCTTTAGATTGGAAATCACTGAAAGCTGAACAAGTCTTGCACAACATTATGCAGCAGACGAAGCCAGGATCCATTATTCTCCAACACTCTGGCGGCGCTGACAGCCAAGATTTGTCGGGTACGGTTCAAGCCATTTCGCCGTTAATCAGCAAGTTAAAAGCAGCGGGCTATACCTTTGTTACCGTTCCGGAACTCCTCCACGTGACCAAAGGCAAATAA
- a CDS encoding GNAT family N-acetyltransferase produces the protein MSTPAFKQLETTDIPFLMDVYNYFVVHSTHSFHTEPVTLSEFTDSVIHPNSRYQTYVVQLDGKPQGYVQIMPHKKKQAYDPTGEVTIYLHPECVGKGLGSASIQFIEAIAQKRGFHSLIATVCADNAASIHMFTRNGYQQCAYYREVGFKWGRFLDIVTFQKIIS, from the coding sequence ATGTCTACGCCTGCTTTTAAACAGCTAGAAACAACCGATATCCCTTTTCTCATGGATGTTTACAATTACTTTGTTGTCCACTCGACTCACTCTTTCCATACGGAACCCGTAACATTGTCCGAGTTCACAGACAGCGTAATTCACCCCAATTCCCGTTATCAGACCTACGTAGTACAACTCGACGGAAAACCCCAAGGTTACGTGCAAATCATGCCCCATAAGAAAAAACAAGCCTATGATCCGACTGGTGAAGTTACCATCTATCTTCATCCCGAATGCGTTGGCAAAGGGCTGGGCTCAGCCTCCATTCAGTTTATTGAAGCGATTGCCCAGAAACGCGGCTTCCACTCTTTGATTGCTACGGTATGCGCGGATAACGCTGCCAGTATCCACATGTTTACGCGAAACGGCTACCAACAATGCGCCTATTATCGAGAGGTCGGCTTTAAATGGGGGCGTTTTCTAGATATTGTAACGTTTCAGAAAATCATTTCATGA
- the rsmD gene encoding 16S rRNA (guanine(966)-N(2))-methyltransferase RsmD: protein MRVISGTAKGRSLKAVPGTSTRPTTDKVKEAIFSMIGPYFDGGQVLDLFAGTGGLGIEALSRGMDKAIFIDIEKKSIDTIQHNVQVAGLKDQVEIYRTDATRALKVLAKRAEQFQLVFLDPPYRMKGIAELISTMEEQALVDEQAVVVVEHDAKDVLDETIGGFLKQRRADYGDTAVTIYKRELDTASI, encoded by the coding sequence ATGAGAGTAATTTCTGGCACGGCGAAAGGCCGGTCGTTGAAGGCGGTACCAGGGACAAGTACACGTCCGACAACGGATAAAGTGAAGGAAGCGATCTTCAGTATGATCGGGCCTTATTTCGACGGAGGGCAAGTGCTTGATCTATTCGCAGGCACAGGCGGACTAGGAATCGAGGCGCTCAGCCGCGGGATGGACAAAGCGATTTTTATTGATATCGAGAAGAAAAGCATCGACACCATTCAGCATAATGTGCAAGTAGCAGGTCTGAAGGATCAGGTGGAGATTTATCGTACTGATGCAACGAGGGCGTTGAAAGTGTTAGCGAAGCGGGCAGAGCAGTTCCAACTGGTGTTTCTGGATCCGCCGTATCGCATGAAAGGGATCGCAGAGTTAATAAGTACGATGGAGGAACAGGCGCTAGTGGATGAGCAAGCGGTTGTCGTCGTGGAACACGATGCGAAAGATGTTCTAGACGAAACGATCGGTGGTTTTCTCAAGCAGCGCAGGGCTGACTACGGTGATACCGCGGTGACGATTTATAAACGAGAGCTTGACACAGCATCGATATAA
- the coaD gene encoding pantetheine-phosphate adenylyltransferase, producing the protein MRQEHGITVAVYPGSFDPVTYGHLDIIHRAAKVFDKLIVAVLNNTSKNALFSLEERMELLRKVTADLPNVEIDGFRDLMVNYMKARNVRLIVRGLRAVSDFEYELQMASTNHKLNPDVETFFMTSKPQFSYLSSSIVKEIAKFHGPVEDLVPAEVEEELRKKYPQS; encoded by the coding sequence ATGAGGCAAGAACACGGGATCACAGTTGCGGTATACCCAGGAAGTTTCGATCCAGTTACCTACGGGCATCTTGATATTATACATAGAGCTGCAAAAGTATTTGATAAGCTAATCGTAGCGGTGTTAAACAATACTTCCAAAAATGCGTTATTCAGCTTGGAAGAACGGATGGAGCTTCTGCGGAAAGTCACGGCGGACCTCCCCAATGTCGAGATTGACGGTTTTCGGGATCTCATGGTGAATTACATGAAAGCGCGCAATGTGCGGCTGATCGTTCGTGGGCTTCGGGCCGTATCGGATTTTGAATATGAGCTTCAAATGGCCTCAACGAACCACAAGTTAAATCCCGATGTGGAGACGTTTTTTATGACATCGAAGCCGCAGTTCTCATATTTGAGCTCCAGCATTGTGAAAGAAATTGCGAAATTCCACGGACCTGTGGAAGATCTGGTGCCAGCAGAAGTGGAAGAGGAATTGCGTAAGAAATATCCGCAATCCTAA
- a CDS encoding nucleoside recognition domain-containing protein: MQPIQARFKAKLTTLVLGALAGLVVVSIILFPDKAFQSSLEGLTIWWKLVFPAFMPFLIMTELLIGFGVIHGTGVLLDPLMRIVFRLPGVSGWAVASGFVVGFPAGAKITASLREKNLLTRTETERLTALSHLCSPLFLIMVVGIGFLHSAKLGIILTIVHYLSAIVTGFLMRLRKQPVSTKEFTAAAPDLSHDSLWKAALAAMRQAYWDDGRTFGKLLGDAVSNAVQTLLLIGGYMMIFSVLINVVSIMHVTELLRPITQLLLSTMNIFTDTTPLWIKGFMEIHLGSYAFSQAKEIPLLPQMALLSAFLGWGGLSAHAQVAGFHQKSDARYLFFLQSRALHAVLALFTTIMLWKPLQLLFAEDEPSFLWLDRAPSEAKAAVFPVNGESAWGLCGPMLTQFLFIFSVMLLVSVGLRLFQRKS, from the coding sequence ATGCAGCCTATTCAGGCAAGATTCAAAGCCAAACTCACAACACTGGTGCTAGGCGCCTTGGCTGGCCTTGTCGTGGTGTCTATCATTCTATTTCCCGATAAAGCGTTCCAATCCTCACTTGAGGGGCTTACTATTTGGTGGAAGCTTGTTTTTCCCGCATTCATGCCTTTTCTCATCATGACCGAGTTGCTGATTGGTTTCGGTGTAATTCATGGGACAGGCGTGCTGCTGGATCCTCTGATGCGGATTGTATTCCGACTCCCTGGTGTCAGCGGTTGGGCTGTCGCTTCTGGCTTTGTTGTAGGGTTTCCTGCTGGAGCAAAAATTACTGCATCTCTGCGTGAAAAAAATCTCCTTACTCGCACTGAAACGGAACGCTTAACGGCGCTCTCTCACCTCTGCAGCCCGCTGTTCCTGATCATGGTGGTCGGCATCGGTTTCCTGCATAGCGCCAAGCTAGGCATTATCTTGACGATCGTACATTATTTGTCCGCTATCGTCACCGGTTTCCTAATGCGGCTTCGTAAACAGCCCGTTAGTACTAAGGAATTCACCGCCGCTGCGCCTGATCTATCTCATGACTCTTTATGGAAGGCGGCGTTAGCCGCTATGCGTCAGGCTTACTGGGACGATGGTCGCACCTTCGGTAAACTCCTGGGCGATGCAGTTTCCAACGCCGTACAAACACTTCTGTTAATTGGCGGATATATGATGATTTTCTCCGTCCTCATCAACGTCGTTTCCATTATGCATGTGACTGAACTACTCCGGCCTATTACGCAATTATTGTTGAGCACTATGAATATTTTCACAGACACGACTCCGCTTTGGATCAAAGGATTCATGGAGATTCATCTCGGTTCTTACGCCTTCAGCCAAGCAAAAGAAATCCCCCTCTTGCCTCAAATGGCCCTGCTCAGTGCATTCCTAGGCTGGGGCGGATTGTCCGCCCATGCACAGGTTGCCGGCTTTCATCAGAAGTCCGATGCACGTTATTTATTTTTCCTACAGTCGCGCGCGCTTCACGCTGTCTTAGCGTTGTTTACAACGATCATGCTCTGGAAACCGCTCCAACTGCTCTTCGCGGAAGATGAGCCTTCTTTTCTTTGGTTGGACCGAGCACCTAGCGAGGCGAAAGCCGCGGTATTCCCTGTAAACGGCGAATCAGCATGGGGCCTATGTGGACCGATGCTGACACAATTCCTTTTTATTTTCAGCGTGATGCTGCTGGTTTCTGTTGGTTTACGACTTTTCCAGAGAAAAAGTTAA
- a CDS encoding SepM family pheromone-processing serine protease: MEREEESTITTWSNDSYRYPRSSATRRYLISALVGIIIVYLLFFVRLPYFIFMPGTAEEIKPMVSIAKSTGTEQGTLMLTTVRVADANLVNYLVGLVHPYEEIQPKTSVLKKGESEQEYTQRQEYVMLTSQASAMQAAYTEAKIPYHIEHEGVMVLQTVAGLSGEKALKPGDVLLKAGDKEIKVAQDLLDSLKGRKAGETISITYMRKKVQQQAELTLGQLPLGQGETEQRVGIGVVPADMQSVKADQADQQVSIKAGDIGGPSAGLMFSLEIFNQLVPEDITKGYRIAGTGTIDTDGNVGPIGGIQHKIIAADREKAEIFFAPKNITYKDGTKIENYSDAVKRAEQIKTKMKIVEIGTMEEALNYLAALPPK, translated from the coding sequence ATGGAGAGGGAAGAAGAGAGTACCATAACCACATGGTCCAATGACTCTTATCGGTATCCAAGAAGCTCTGCAACGAGACGCTACTTAATCTCAGCACTTGTTGGCATCATCATTGTGTATCTATTGTTTTTTGTGCGGCTACCTTATTTTATTTTTATGCCAGGCACGGCGGAAGAAATCAAACCGATGGTGTCCATCGCCAAAAGCACGGGAACAGAGCAAGGAACGTTAATGTTAACGACCGTTCGTGTCGCAGATGCTAATTTGGTTAACTATTTAGTAGGACTCGTTCATCCATATGAAGAAATACAACCGAAAACATCCGTCCTCAAAAAAGGGGAGTCAGAGCAGGAGTATACACAGCGGCAAGAATATGTAATGCTCACTTCGCAAGCAAGTGCGATGCAAGCCGCGTACACAGAAGCTAAGATCCCCTACCACATTGAACATGAGGGTGTGATGGTCCTGCAAACCGTTGCAGGCTTATCAGGAGAGAAAGCGCTCAAACCAGGCGATGTGCTTTTGAAAGCTGGGGATAAAGAGATTAAGGTGGCGCAAGACTTGCTAGACTCCCTCAAAGGCAGAAAAGCAGGCGAAACGATCTCGATTACCTATATGCGGAAAAAGGTTCAACAACAAGCCGAACTAACATTAGGCCAGCTTCCGCTTGGGCAAGGGGAAACTGAGCAGCGGGTAGGGATTGGCGTCGTTCCTGCGGACATGCAATCAGTCAAAGCCGACCAAGCGGATCAACAGGTGTCGATCAAAGCTGGAGATATTGGCGGGCCTTCCGCAGGCTTGATGTTCTCTTTGGAGATTTTCAACCAACTGGTGCCAGAGGATATTACGAAGGGTTACCGAATTGCAGGCACGGGCACGATAGATACAGATGGGAATGTAGGTCCAATTGGCGGTATTCAGCATAAAATTATTGCCGCGGACCGCGAAAAAGCAGAAATTTTCTTTGCGCCCAAGAATATCACCTACAAAGACGGCACCAAGATTGAGAACTATTCTGATGCAGTCAAAAGAGCGGAACAGATCAAGACGAAGATGAAAATTGTAGAAATTGGCACGATGGAAGAGGCCTTGAACTATCTAGCAGCGTTGCCTCCGAAATAA
- a CDS encoding YceD family protein — protein sequence MQIRFRELALHGQPVHMSEILDVKEPFEGLPDILNHGPVHVDLHATYEDGAAKVNGTITLDLELSCSRCLTHTNQTIKLPFQEVFMQKPEEEDPELDEDIHLVVGDKVDLEPYVVENVVVGLPYIPLCDEACKGLCPVCGGNRNEHDCGCKTEKIDPRLAGLADFFNKE from the coding sequence ATGCAAATTCGTTTTAGAGAGCTGGCTCTTCATGGACAACCCGTCCATATGAGTGAGATTTTAGATGTGAAGGAACCTTTTGAAGGCCTTCCTGACATTCTTAATCATGGACCTGTACATGTCGATCTTCATGCAACGTATGAAGACGGAGCAGCCAAAGTTAATGGTACGATAACGCTAGACTTGGAGTTAAGCTGTTCACGTTGCTTAACGCACACGAACCAAACTATTAAGCTTCCTTTCCAGGAAGTCTTTATGCAGAAGCCAGAGGAAGAAGATCCAGAGCTTGATGAGGATATTCATTTGGTGGTTGGGGATAAAGTCGATTTAGAGCCTTACGTCGTAGAAAATGTAGTGGTCGGTTTACCGTACATACCACTTTGTGACGAAGCGTGCAAAGGTCTCTGTCCGGTGTGTGGAGGAAATCGCAATGAGCATGATTGCGGCTGTAAGACGGAGAAGATTGATCCTCGCCTTGCAGGTCTCGCGGACTTTTTTAACAAAGAATAA
- the rpmF gene encoding 50S ribosomal protein L32, whose product MAVPQRRTSKTRRDKRRTHFKLEVPGMVKCENCAELKLAHHVCKSCGTYKSREIVKA is encoded by the coding sequence ATGGCAGTACCTCAACGAAGAACGTCCAAAACTCGTCGCGACAAGCGCCGTACGCACTTTAAATTGGAAGTTCCAGGCATGGTGAAATGTGAAAATTGTGCAGAGCTTAAGCTTGCGCATCACGTTTGTAAATCTTGCGGAACATACAAAAGCAGAGAGATCGTAAAAGCATAA
- the fapR gene encoding transcription factor FapR, with the protein MVLTIERLPKRLRQQQLLQAIDANPFMTDEELMRTFGVSIQTVRLDRLELGIPELRERMKHMAVKTYDHVRSLPIDEIIGEVIDLQLDQSGISIFEIKEDHIFSRTKIARGHHIFSQANSLAVAVIDDPIALTASADIRFIRSVKLGEKCVAKAYVRSVSKGKARVEVFTYVGDETVFRGNFVIFHSKKEQHLDREDKHHADRD; encoded by the coding sequence GTGGTGCTTACCATCGAACGCCTTCCCAAACGACTAAGGCAGCAGCAACTGCTGCAAGCCATTGATGCGAACCCTTTTATGACGGATGAGGAACTGATGCGAACATTTGGGGTTAGTATCCAGACTGTCCGCTTAGATCGATTAGAGCTCGGTATTCCTGAACTGCGGGAACGTATGAAGCATATGGCTGTCAAAACCTATGATCATGTGCGTTCGCTTCCGATTGACGAAATTATTGGCGAAGTGATTGATCTACAGCTGGATCAAAGCGGTATTTCAATCTTTGAAATTAAAGAAGATCATATTTTTTCAAGAACCAAAATTGCCAGAGGACATCATATTTTCTCGCAAGCTAATTCCTTGGCTGTTGCCGTCATCGACGACCCGATCGCGCTAACCGCGTCAGCAGATATTCGTTTTATTCGTTCTGTAAAGCTCGGAGAGAAGTGTGTGGCCAAGGCGTATGTGCGGTCTGTTTCCAAAGGAAAAGCAAGAGTGGAAGTGTTCACGTATGTGGGCGATGAAACCGTGTTCCGAGGTAATTTTGTCATCTTTCATTCGAAGAAAGAGCAACATCTAGATAGGGAGGACAAGCACCATGCGGATCGCGATTGA
- the plsX gene encoding phosphate acyltransferase PlsX, whose amino-acid sequence MRIAIDAMGGDHAPKIVVEGALAAAKEWKDVHIILVGNSAAIEAHLTERPDNLTIHHAEEVIEAEDEPVKAVRRKKDASMVVAGRLVKEKQAEAMISAGNTGALMTTGLLVVGRIPGIERPALAPMIPTMDGKGVLALDLGANMDATPEQLIQYAIMGSIYRSKVDGISNPRVGLLNVGTESAKGNELTKTAYPLMEQAPIQFIGNVESSQVLRAKCDVIVCDGFAGNIMLKSLEGAASAIFSALKQEFTKSIFTKLAAAVLKPGLTQFRKKLDYNEHGAAPFLGIDGLVLKSHGSSDANAIKNAVRQARIALQNDLVGTISAEISRGKRDIST is encoded by the coding sequence ATGCGGATCGCGATTGATGCAATGGGTGGGGATCATGCGCCCAAGATCGTAGTAGAGGGTGCTCTCGCAGCGGCCAAAGAGTGGAAAGATGTACATATTATTCTGGTAGGCAACAGCGCTGCGATTGAAGCTCACCTGACAGAGAGACCAGACAATTTGACGATTCATCATGCGGAAGAAGTGATCGAAGCGGAAGATGAGCCTGTTAAAGCAGTTCGACGCAAGAAGGACGCATCGATGGTTGTAGCAGGAAGACTGGTGAAAGAGAAACAAGCTGAGGCCATGATATCTGCTGGTAATACAGGGGCGCTGATGACAACGGGTTTGCTGGTTGTAGGAAGAATTCCTGGGATTGAACGCCCAGCGTTAGCCCCGATGATTCCAACGATGGACGGCAAGGGTGTGCTCGCCCTAGACTTAGGCGCGAATATGGATGCAACCCCAGAGCAGCTCATTCAGTATGCGATTATGGGCAGCATTTATCGTTCGAAAGTCGATGGGATTTCCAATCCGCGCGTAGGTTTGTTGAACGTCGGAACGGAGTCGGCCAAAGGGAATGAATTAACCAAAACAGCATATCCTTTAATGGAACAAGCCCCGATTCAATTTATCGGCAATGTGGAATCTTCGCAGGTGCTTAGAGCCAAATGTGATGTCATTGTTTGTGATGGCTTCGCGGGCAACATCATGTTGAAATCACTAGAAGGTGCGGCTTCCGCGATCTTCTCAGCTTTGAAACAAGAGTTTACGAAATCGATATTTACGAAACTGGCTGCCGCTGTTTTGAAGCCAGGTTTGACACAATTTCGCAAAAAATTAGATTATAATGAACATGGAGCAGCTCCGTTCCTGGGTATCGATGGACTTGTGCTCAAGAGCCACGGCTCATCCGATGCAAATGCGATAAAAAACGCTGTTCGACAAGCGAGAATAGCTCTACAAAATGATTTGGTTGGCACCATATCTGCCGAAATTAGCCGCGGGAAGCGAGATATATCAACATGA
- a CDS encoding beta-ketoacyl-ACP synthase III has protein sequence MNLIPVGVLGTGKYVPERILTNQELETMVETNDEWIVTRTGIKERRIAGEGQATSDLCYEASLLALSNAGITADQLDLIIVATITPDMSFPSTACILQEKLGAKKAAAFDLSAACSGFVYGLANATNFIATGTYQYALVIGADCLSKITDYTDRNTCILFGDGAGAVVIGEVPQERGFKSFELGADGTGGPLLKIEGGGSRNPASQTSLDQRLHYIYMAGAEVFKFAVRIMGNAADEALRKAGWEKTDIDLLVPHQANMRIIQSSLNRLELAEDKCMINLDKYGNMSAASIPVALAEAVEQGRLSEGDRLILVGFGGGLTWGATALVW, from the coding sequence ATGAACCTAATACCAGTTGGGGTACTCGGAACGGGTAAATATGTCCCAGAACGTATTTTAACGAATCAAGAACTAGAAACCATGGTGGAAACGAATGATGAGTGGATCGTAACGCGTACAGGCATCAAGGAAAGAAGAATTGCAGGGGAAGGACAAGCTACGTCAGACCTGTGCTATGAGGCTTCTTTGTTGGCGTTGTCGAACGCGGGAATTACAGCGGATCAACTCGATTTAATCATTGTAGCGACGATTACACCTGATATGTCGTTCCCATCCACAGCATGTATTCTGCAAGAAAAGCTAGGAGCGAAGAAGGCTGCGGCCTTTGACCTTTCTGCAGCTTGTTCAGGCTTTGTTTATGGGCTTGCCAATGCGACAAATTTCATTGCAACAGGCACCTACCAATACGCGCTGGTTATCGGCGCAGATTGTCTGTCAAAAATTACCGATTACACAGATCGTAACACATGCATTCTTTTTGGAGATGGCGCAGGGGCTGTGGTAATTGGCGAAGTGCCTCAGGAAAGAGGTTTCAAATCTTTTGAATTAGGCGCAGACGGCACAGGTGGTCCATTGCTGAAGATCGAAGGCGGAGGCTCTCGAAATCCAGCTTCACAAACCTCATTAGATCAACGTTTACATTATATTTACATGGCGGGTGCTGAAGTATTTAAATTTGCCGTTCGCATCATGGGCAACGCAGCAGATGAGGCGCTTCGCAAAGCAGGCTGGGAGAAAACAGATATCGATCTGCTCGTCCCTCACCAAGCGAATATGCGGATTATTCAATCCTCATTAAATCGGTTGGAATTAGCGGAAGATAAATGTATGATTAATTTAGATAAATATGGCAATATGTCGGCAGCCTCGATTCCTGTTGCCTTGGCAGAAGCCGTGGAGCAAGGCCGATTGTCAGAAGGCGATCGACTGATCTTAGTAGGCTTTGGCGGCGGACTCACTTGGGGTGCGACGGCTTTGGTTTGGTAG
- the fabD gene encoding ACP S-malonyltransferase, protein MGKIAFVFPGQGSQSVGMGQDLYNSLPAAKAYFDRADTALGFSLSNLIFQGPEDQLKITYHTQPALLTTSIACLEAFKAAGITPDYVAGHSLGEYSALVAAGVLAFEDAVRTVRARGEFMEQAVPGGLGAMAAVLGAERAALAELCTVITSSGSVVELANVNCPGQIVVSGSKEGVAAVVERCKEAGAKRAIPLEVSGPFHSSLMKPASERLADVLASIEMQEAAVPVVANVTARPVTQPSDIRGLLVEQVYSPVLWEDTITYLIGEGVDTFIELGSGSVLAGLIKKVDRTVKTVSIGSLEALEKFTQEVHDHVNG, encoded by the coding sequence ATGGGTAAAATAGCATTTGTATTTCCTGGACAAGGTTCCCAGTCCGTAGGTATGGGTCAAGACCTGTACAACTCGCTGCCAGCAGCGAAAGCGTACTTCGACCGTGCTGACACTGCGCTGGGCTTCTCTTTGTCTAATCTGATCTTCCAAGGTCCAGAGGACCAATTGAAGATCACGTACCACACGCAGCCCGCGCTGCTCACGACAAGCATCGCTTGTCTGGAAGCGTTCAAGGCTGCGGGCATTACGCCAGACTATGTCGCTGGACATAGTCTAGGCGAGTACAGCGCGCTCGTCGCAGCGGGCGTGCTCGCGTTCGAAGACGCGGTCCGCACCGTGCGGGCCCGCGGCGAGTTCATGGAGCAGGCCGTCCCAGGCGGCCTGGGTGCCATGGCAGCCGTGCTCGGAGCCGAACGCGCAGCGTTGGCGGAGCTTTGCACGGTTATCACGAGCAGCGGCTCCGTCGTGGAGCTCGCCAACGTGAACTGCCCGGGACAGATCGTCGTCTCGGGCAGCAAAGAAGGCGTTGCAGCGGTTGTCGAACGCTGCAAGGAAGCTGGCGCGAAGCGTGCCATCCCGCTTGAAGTGAGCGGGCCGTTTCACTCTTCCCTCATGAAGCCGGCTTCGGAGCGCCTTGCGGATGTGCTCGCGTCCATAGAGATGCAAGAGGCCGCCGTTCCTGTCGTGGCCAACGTGACGGCGAGACCTGTTACACAGCCGAGCGATATTCGCGGCTTGCTGGTGGAACAGGTGTATTCCCCTGTTCTGTGGGAAGACACGATCACGTATTTGATCGGTGAAGGTGTCGATACGTTCATCGAGCTTGGTTCGGGAAGCGTACTTGCAGGTCTAATCAAGAAGGTCGACAGAACGGTGAAAACCGTATCCATCGGCAGTTTGGAAGCGCTAGAGAAGTTCACCCAGGAGGTTCACGATCATGTTAACGGGTAA
- the fabG gene encoding 3-oxoacyl-[acyl-carrier-protein] reductase yields the protein MLTGKVALVTGASRGIGRAIALHLAEHGADVVVNYAGSEGAASEVVAAIEAMGRKAIKLRADVSSYQESEELVKQTIETFGKIDILVNNAGITRDNLIMRMKEEEFDQVIATNLKGVFNCVKAVTRPMMKQRFGRIINISSVVGVLGNPGQANYVAAKAGVIGLTKATAKELSSRGITVNAVAPGFIETDMTDKLSAEMREQMLKQIPLERLGQPEEIAKVVRFLASDDASYMTGQTLHVDGGMYM from the coding sequence ATGTTAACGGGTAAAGTAGCATTAGTAACAGGGGCTTCCCGCGGGATTGGCCGTGCGATCGCTTTGCATTTGGCTGAGCATGGCGCTGATGTGGTTGTGAACTATGCAGGCAGCGAAGGAGCTGCAAGCGAGGTTGTAGCTGCAATCGAAGCGATGGGGCGTAAAGCGATTAAATTGCGTGCAGATGTGAGCAGCTATCAAGAATCCGAAGAGTTGGTCAAGCAAACAATAGAAACTTTTGGTAAAATTGATATCTTAGTGAATAATGCAGGCATAACAAGAGACAATTTAATCATGCGAATGAAAGAAGAAGAATTCGATCAAGTGATTGCGACGAATCTTAAAGGCGTGTTCAACTGTGTCAAAGCCGTAACGCGTCCGATGATGAAGCAGCGCTTCGGTCGAATTATCAACATATCTTCTGTAGTTGGTGTACTCGGGAATCCGGGACAAGCTAACTATGTAGCAGCGAAAGCTGGCGTAATTGGCCTTACGAAAGCGACGGCGAAGGAACTGTCCTCCCGTGGCATTACCGTGAATGCAGTGGCGCCAGGCTTTATTGAAACCGATATGACAGACAAATTGTCTGCCGAGATGCGTGAACAAATGCTGAAGCAAATTCCGCTGGAACGCCTTGGGCAGCCAGAGGAAATCGCGAAGGTTGTTCGGTTCTTGGCTTCTGACGATGCCTCTTACATGACAGGGCAGACGCTCCATGTAGACGGCGGGATGTACATGTAA
- the acpP gene encoding acyl carrier protein: MSDVLDRVKRIVVDRLGVDEAEVTLEASFKEDLGADSLDVVELVMELEDEFDLEISDEDAEKITTVGEVTNYIKSHT, translated from the coding sequence ATGTCCGACGTATTGGATCGTGTTAAACGAATTGTAGTCGATCGTCTAGGGGTTGATGAGGCTGAAGTCACCCTCGAAGCATCTTTCAAAGAAGATCTAGGTGCTGATTCTCTCGATGTAGTTGAATTAGTAATGGAATTAGAAGATGAGTTCGATTTAGAAATTTCAGATGAAGATGCTGAGAAGATTACGACTGTAGGAGAAGTTACGAATTACATAAAATCTCATACGTAA